A section of the Elusimicrobiota bacterium genome encodes:
- the rplR gene encoding 50S ribosomal protein L18 gives MKDKWTRYEYRQKRTRDKLAQRPDGRPRLSVTRSLKHLYAQVVDDGQGKTLAFASSLSKELKGEKPGKNLASAKKVGELIAKKALAAGVKKVAFDRGGRVYHGRIKALADAARAGGLEF, from the coding sequence ATGAAAGACAAGTGGACGCGATACGAGTACCGCCAGAAGCGCACGCGCGACAAGCTCGCGCAGCGCCCGGACGGGCGGCCGAGGCTCAGCGTGACCCGCAGCCTCAAGCACCTCTATGCCCAGGTCGTCGATGACGGCCAGGGCAAGACCCTGGCTTTCGCCTCCTCCCTGTCCAAGGAGCTCAAGGGCGAAAAGCCGGGCAAGAACCTCGCTTCGGCCAAGAAGGTCGGCGAGCTGATCGCCAAGAAGGCGCTGGCCGCGGGAGTCAAGAAGGTCGCTTTCGATCGGGGAGGCCGCGTCTACCACGGCCGCATCAAGGCCCTGGCCGACGCGGCGCGGGCCGGCGGATTGGAATTCTAG
- the rpsH gene encoding 30S ribosomal protein S8 has translation MDQLSDLLTRIRNASLRQKDRVDVPHGKLKLEVVRILKEEGFVANYKTFFANGNKRGTIRVFLKFSPEKEAVIRGIQRVSKPGLRIYRSYREIPRVRGGFAVTILSTPQGVLTGKQAKEKKVGGEILCQVW, from the coding sequence AATTATCCGACCTGTTGACGCGCATACGCAACGCCAGCCTCCGGCAGAAGGACCGCGTGGACGTCCCGCACGGCAAGCTCAAGCTCGAGGTCGTGCGCATCCTCAAGGAGGAGGGCTTCGTCGCCAATTACAAGACCTTCTTCGCCAACGGCAACAAGCGCGGCACCATCCGGGTGTTCCTGAAGTTCTCCCCGGAGAAAGAGGCCGTGATCCGGGGCATCCAGCGCGTCTCCAAGCCCGGCCTGCGCATCTACCGTTCCTACCGCGAGATCCCGCGGGTGCGCGGCGGCTTCGCCGTGACCATCCTCTCCACCCCGCAGGGAGTGCTCACGGGCAAGCAGGCCAAGGAAAAGAAAGTCGGCGGAGAGATCCTCTGCCAGGTCTGGTGA
- the rplF gene encoding 50S ribosomal protein L6, which produces MSRIGKMPVVIPQGVQVSIAEGVVTVKGPKGQLQLRLHQLVRAEVKDGQVLLTADLKAAREASAIYGMSRARVNNMVVGVSSGFVKTLDIVGIGFRAEVAGQKMTLSLGKSHPVIFTAPVGITLGVDPKKTQITVAGSDKDLVGETASKIRGLREPEPYKGTGIRYQGEYIRKKAGKTAAGAGVGVAGAAGAKK; this is translated from the coding sequence ATGAGCCGAATAGGAAAGATGCCGGTCGTGATTCCGCAGGGCGTCCAGGTCTCCATCGCCGAGGGCGTGGTGACCGTCAAGGGACCCAAGGGCCAGCTCCAACTTCGCCTGCACCAGCTCGTGCGCGCCGAGGTCAAGGACGGCCAGGTCCTTCTGACCGCCGATCTCAAAGCCGCCCGCGAAGCCTCCGCCATCTACGGCATGAGCCGGGCGCGCGTCAACAACATGGTCGTGGGCGTGTCCAGCGGCTTCGTCAAGACCCTGGACATCGTGGGGATCGGCTTTCGGGCCGAGGTCGCGGGCCAGAAGATGACCCTGAGCCTGGGCAAGTCCCACCCCGTGATCTTCACGGCGCCGGTCGGGATCACCCTGGGCGTCGACCCCAAGAAGACCCAGATCACAGTGGCCGGGTCGGACAAGGACCTGGTCGGCGAGACCGCGTCCAAGATCCGGGGCCTGCGCGAGCCTGAGCCCTACAAGGGCACCGGCATCCGCTATCAGGGCGAGTACATCCGCAAGAAGGCGGGCAAGACCGCGGCGGGAGCCGGGGTCGGCGTCGCCGGAGCGGCGGGAGCCAAGAAATAA